The following are encoded in a window of Lactobacillus panisapium genomic DNA:
- a CDS encoding glycosyltransferase family 2 protein has translation MYLTWLNFKIVPQFLFLILVSYPILGGLAWFIGGLCYKYVFQNKRKKFAMIPPEKEPMITIMIPAHNEEVSLAETIHYLLTQLNYTNYELLVIDDGSTDQTPTILAKLQKQYAKLRVIRLEQNHGKAHAFNVGLAFARGDLVLSNDADTIPEPDALKRYVNYFNSPEGQNIAAVTSNVEVRNRTKLITKSITVEFSSIVGIIKRAEMGVFGSIFAYSGANTMYRKSALMDVGLFRQDRATEDISIAWDHQLNNWLAVFAPDIISYTLVPENLRDLYHQRKRWAKGGTEVWLTNLLRVLRHPLKNLGEVLMLFDQTLSICWAFFFWISTAIFAVLATSALLTQNWSSLAYLCFSALILISFEMLAGIMQLVTALVIDKRGNKIKYLLFAPIYLLCLWVINTITIITTFIPAVKTIMGHGSGTWVSPSR, from the coding sequence GTGTACTTAACATGGCTTAATTTCAAAATTGTTCCGCAATTTTTGTTTTTGATTTTAGTTTCCTACCCAATTTTAGGGGGCTTAGCCTGGTTTATCGGTGGTTTATGCTATAAATATGTTTTTCAAAATAAAAGAAAGAAATTTGCCATGATTCCACCGGAAAAAGAACCGATGATTACAATCATGATTCCCGCCCATAACGAAGAAGTTTCGCTGGCAGAAACCATTCATTACCTCCTAACCCAGCTTAACTACACCAACTACGAATTATTGGTGATTGATGACGGCTCAACCGACCAGACGCCGACCATTCTCGCCAAATTGCAAAAGCAATACGCTAAGCTGCGCGTCATTCGGCTAGAACAAAATCATGGTAAGGCTCATGCATTTAATGTTGGATTAGCATTTGCCCGAGGAGATTTGGTTCTCAGTAACGATGCAGACACGATTCCAGAACCGGATGCGCTGAAACGTTATGTCAATTATTTTAATAGTCCCGAGGGGCAAAATATTGCGGCAGTAACTTCTAACGTAGAGGTGCGCAATCGGACGAAGCTGATTACCAAATCAATCACGGTTGAATTTTCCAGTATCGTCGGTATCATTAAACGCGCGGAAATGGGCGTGTTTGGCAGCATTTTTGCTTATAGTGGTGCTAACACGATGTACCGAAAGAGTGCTTTGATGGATGTCGGGCTTTTTCGGCAAGATCGGGCAACCGAAGACATTAGCATTGCGTGGGATCATCAGCTCAACAACTGGCTCGCAGTTTTTGCACCTGATATAATCTCCTACACCTTAGTGCCAGAAAATTTGCGTGATTTATACCATCAGCGTAAGCGCTGGGCCAAAGGTGGGACTGAAGTTTGGTTGACCAATCTCCTACGAGTTTTGCGCCACCCACTTAAAAATTTAGGTGAAGTGCTAATGCTTTTTGACCAAACCCTGAGTATTTGCTGGGCATTCTTCTTCTGGATTTCTACCGCCATCTTTGCGGTTTTAGCAACTAGCGCTTTACTTACGCAAAATTGGTCCTCTCTAGCTTATTTATGTTTCTCGGCCTTGATCTTAATTAGCTTTGAAATGCTTGCCGGAATTATGCAATTAGTAACGGCATTGGTAATTGATAAACGCGGAAATAAGATTAAGTACCTGCTATTTGCACCAATCTATTTATTATGTCTATGGGTTATCAACACCATAACGATTATTACCACCTTCATCCCCGCGGTTAAAACGATTATGGGTCACGGGTCTGGCACTTGGGTCAGTCCATCGCGGTAA
- a CDS encoding SemiSWEET family transporter has protein sequence MKFDKFMNTLGWIASITAIIMYVAYIPQIFNNIRGMKGSPIQPLATAINTFLWVIYALFKKDRDLPLALCNAAGVIFGLIAFFTAL, from the coding sequence ATGAAATTTGATAAATTTATGAATACGCTGGGATGGATTGCTTCGATTACGGCAATCATTATGTATGTCGCATATATACCGCAAATTTTTAACAATATAAGAGGGATGAAAGGTAGTCCAATACAACCTTTAGCAACGGCCATCAACACTTTTTTATGGGTAATCTATGCTCTTTTTAAAAAAGATCGTGACCTTCCTTTAGCTCTGTGCAATGCCGCTGGTGTAATTTTTGGTTTAATTGCATTTTTCACCGCTTTGTAA
- a CDS encoding S66 family peptidase, with the protein MLKKPHRLNQGDQIAIVSLSMGTLGEDFAAHQLKLGKRRIEELGLKPVFMPHALKGIDYVKNHPEKRAADLKEAFLTPNIKGIVAAIGGDDTYRILPYLLEDEEFKQAVVDHPKLFTGYSDTTNDHLLFYRLGMQSFYGISFLNDFAELDNDMLPYTAKTIAHYFTNPPVTDITASTTWYEERTDFSPTQLGQARVSHPDTGYKVLRGKGKIQGQLWGGCLDSLADDLGDDRYPDEPEVISRYHLLLSPEEAKGKLLFIETCEEQPEPALFREKLAKLDKVGILPNVSGILVGKPQNKKYFAEYQQELLAATADYQTPILYNVNFGHAYPHTVLPYGATAEIDCEQAGLRILEPWFA; encoded by the coding sequence ATGTTAAAAAAACCGCACCGTCTAAACCAAGGAGACCAAATTGCTATTGTTAGCTTATCAATGGGAACGCTAGGAGAGGATTTTGCCGCACACCAACTTAAGCTGGGCAAGAGGCGGATTGAAGAACTCGGCTTAAAACCAGTTTTTATGCCACACGCTCTTAAGGGAATTGATTATGTGAAAAATCATCCTGAAAAAAGGGCGGCGGATCTAAAAGAGGCATTTCTAACTCCTAACATTAAAGGCATTGTTGCTGCAATTGGGGGCGATGACACTTACCGAATTCTACCTTATTTGCTGGAAGACGAAGAATTTAAACAAGCGGTAGTAGATCATCCGAAGCTGTTTACCGGTTATTCGGACACTACTAATGATCATCTGCTGTTTTATCGGTTAGGGATGCAGAGCTTCTACGGCATTAGCTTTTTAAACGATTTTGCTGAACTAGATAATGACATGTTGCCGTATACTGCAAAAACGATTGCCCACTATTTTACTAATCCGCCAGTAACGGACATCACCGCTAGCACAACTTGGTATGAAGAGCGAACGGATTTTTCTCCGACCCAATTGGGCCAAGCTCGCGTGAGTCATCCTGATACAGGCTACAAAGTTTTACGCGGCAAAGGTAAGATTCAAGGCCAACTTTGGGGTGGCTGTCTTGACAGTCTAGCCGATGATTTAGGTGATGATCGCTATCCTGATGAACCTGAAGTTATTTCCCGCTACCATCTATTGCTTTCGCCCGAGGAAGCCAAGGGAAAGCTGCTATTTATCGAAACATGCGAAGAACAGCCTGAGCCCGCTCTTTTCCGCGAAAAATTAGCTAAACTTGATAAGGTGGGAATTTTACCCAATGTCAGTGGTATTTTAGTCGGTAAGCCGCAGAATAAAAAATATTTTGCAGAATATCAGCAAGAATTACTGGCTGCAACCGCGGACTACCAAACACCGATTTTATATAACGTCAACTTTGGTCATGCCTATCCGCATACGGTCCTGCCATACGGTGCTACTGCTGAAATTGATTGCGAGCAAGCGGGCTTACGGATTCTAGAACCGTGGTTTGCTTAG
- a CDS encoding DUF4097 family beta strand repeat-containing protein: MKKFYRTSLVVVIIGLITAIIGGINHGVKPVIDNGKTYTYTAINDRLQTTTLTNRTDFNIVEINLDQANVQITQGKQNKIVFKSNNPYALRAHVAGRKLIVGEPPLKGIVWKKINNNVQVIIPKKLKLRALVVGSASGNAEINNYSGDFVSMITANGRLVANQLTTNSANLAATQRGKIDIDRSKITNSDIDINSGNLSIANSIINTNARTVGGNATITNTELLGNNSIEMKKGGDIVIKNASKLSYKLISNSEGIYYHNLKPRNHFAKRVAGKNSLYVKNLDGTIAIK; this comes from the coding sequence ATGAAAAAGTTTTATCGAACTAGTTTGGTAGTTGTTATTATTGGTTTAATTACGGCAATTATTGGAGGAATCAATCATGGCGTGAAGCCAGTGATTGATAATGGCAAAACGTATACCTACACGGCAATTAATGATCGTTTACAGACAACGACTCTGACTAATCGAACAGATTTTAATATTGTAGAAATAAATTTAGATCAAGCAAATGTGCAAATAACCCAAGGAAAGCAAAATAAAATTGTGTTTAAGTCAAATAACCCATACGCACTTAGGGCTCATGTCGCTGGCAGAAAGTTGATTGTTGGAGAACCACCATTAAAGGGGATTGTTTGGAAGAAAATTAATAACAATGTTCAAGTTATTATCCCTAAAAAGCTGAAATTACGCGCACTTGTCGTGGGAAGTGCGTCAGGCAATGCTGAGATCAATAATTATTCTGGTGACTTTGTCAGCATGATTACTGCTAATGGGCGATTGGTTGCTAACCAGCTGACTACTAATAGTGCGAATTTAGCCGCTACCCAAAGGGGTAAAATTGACATTGATCGTTCTAAAATAACTAATAGCGATATTGACATTAATTCTGGTAATCTTTCTATTGCTAATAGTATTATTAATACTAATGCTAGGACTGTTGGTGGTAATGCAACAATCACAAATACCGAGTTACTTGGTAATAACTCCATTGAAATGAAAAAAGGTGGCGATATAGTCATCAAGAATGCCTCTAAATTATCTTATAAACTAATTTCAAATTCGGAGGGAATTTATTATCATAACTTAAAGCCACGTAATCATTTTGCTAAAAGAGTAGCTGGTAAAAACTCGCTTTATGTTAAAAATCTTGATGGAACGATAGCGATTAAGTAA
- a CDS encoding DUF1700 domain-containing protein: MSKIIEDYIKELNQKLEDLPESDRQDVIDYYHEFLLDGDFQTEQAIIEDLGTPKMLARKVLADYSASADSQSTKQSRKSSHSNLKTIWLILLGVLAAPIGIPLAIVFAFVMIAVLVIFCAVFIAFVAFVLALITGGIFVLVKTFGLLCSSNWATGMFYVGLSLALTTIGIMLLPIIGKFVQFLLARCATLFRYLGGKIFKRHYFKTRSTSGIEE, from the coding sequence ATGAGTAAAATAATTGAGGATTACATTAAGGAACTAAATCAAAAGCTAGAGGATCTTCCTGAATCTGACCGTCAAGATGTCATTGATTATTACCATGAATTTTTACTTGACGGTGATTTTCAAACTGAACAAGCAATTATAGAGGATTTAGGCACACCTAAAATGCTGGCACGCAAAGTATTAGCTGATTATTCTGCTTCGGCTGATTCACAGTCAACTAAGCAAAGTAGAAAATCTTCACATTCTAATTTGAAAACTATCTGGCTAATTCTATTGGGCGTTCTTGCAGCACCGATTGGCATCCCGTTAGCAATAGTTTTTGCTTTTGTTATGATTGCTGTTCTCGTAATCTTTTGTGCTGTTTTCATTGCTTTTGTTGCCTTTGTCCTGGCACTCATTACTGGTGGAATTTTTGTACTAGTCAAAACCTTTGGACTGTTGTGTAGTAGTAACTGGGCAACAGGAATGTTCTATGTTGGCCTCAGCCTAGCCCTAACAACTATTGGCATCATGCTGTTACCAATAATTGGCAAATTTGTTCAGTTTTTGCTTGCCAGGTGTGCCACTCTTTTTCGCTATCTGGGTGGAAAAATATTTAAAAGACATTACTTTAAAACGAGATCAACATCAGGAATCGAGGAATAA
- a CDS encoding PadR family transcriptional regulator gives MQIQTRFLDGAVLALISQNHLYGYALTQEVKQIFAISDSTVYPVLKRLRKENLVITYDEPFQGRNRRYYQITASGKKELETIEQEWWAFSTKLNKLMGERK, from the coding sequence ATGCAAATTCAAACTCGTTTCCTTGATGGCGCAGTTTTAGCTCTGATTAGTCAAAATCACTTGTACGGTTATGCTCTGACCCAAGAAGTTAAACAGATTTTTGCTATTTCTGATTCAACTGTTTATCCCGTCTTGAAACGATTAAGAAAGGAAAACTTAGTTATTACTTATGATGAGCCCTTTCAGGGCCGTAATCGGCGGTATTATCAAATTACCGCATCTGGAAAAAAGGAATTAGAGACTATTGAACAGGAATGGTGGGCTTTTAGCACCAAATTAAACAAGCTAATGGGGGAGAGAAAATGA
- a CDS encoding autorepressor SdpR family transcription factor produces MAFETSFKALADPVRRKILQLLKAGQMSAGEIASHFDMTQATISYHLNVLKKADLISEEKEKNYIYYSLNTSIIEEIMTWLVDLKGDQDE; encoded by the coding sequence ATGGCTTTTGAAACCAGTTTTAAAGCGTTAGCGGATCCTGTCAGACGTAAGATTTTGCAGTTATTAAAAGCTGGCCAGATGTCTGCCGGTGAAATTGCTAGTCACTTTGATATGACACAAGCAACAATTTCTTATCATCTAAACGTTCTTAAAAAAGCTGATTTAATTAGTGAAGAAAAAGAAAAAAACTATATTTATTACTCTTTAAATACTTCCATCATTGAAGAAATCATGACTTGGCTCGTTGATTTGAAAGGAGATCAAGATGAATAA
- a CDS encoding SdpI family protein, translating into MNKKRYQKTFVITCLLTLLPILVGLLLYNKLPARMAIHFGLNDSPNGFAAKIWAICAIPILMLLLQLLVFYLIAHESKTGSLNFKIVNITLWFIPIIVNVTSYSIYAFALGYPLKMSFVFNILFGLILVIFGNYLPKTRPNGQIGFRLPWTLNNNVNWQKTHRLAGWLMLLSGLFLLVTALDQTMSLFIIIILIDLIVPIIYSYYLSKK; encoded by the coding sequence ATGAATAAAAAAAGATACCAAAAAACGTTTGTGATTACCTGTTTACTAACGCTTTTACCAATTTTAGTTGGTTTACTGCTATATAATAAATTACCTGCGCGAATGGCAATTCACTTTGGCCTAAATGATAGTCCAAACGGTTTTGCCGCTAAAATTTGGGCAATTTGTGCTATTCCAATCTTAATGTTGCTGTTGCAATTGTTAGTTTTTTATCTCATTGCGCATGAGTCAAAGACCGGTAGTTTAAATTTTAAGATCGTTAACATTACCTTATGGTTTATTCCAATTATTGTTAACGTAACCAGTTATTCAATTTACGCTTTTGCACTCGGCTACCCACTTAAAATGTCATTCGTTTTCAATATTTTGTTTGGATTAATACTGGTTATTTTCGGCAATTACCTGCCAAAAACCAGACCGAATGGTCAAATCGGTTTTCGTCTTCCTTGGACATTGAACAATAATGTTAACTGGCAAAAAACACACCGTCTAGCTGGTTGGCTCATGCTGCTTAGTGGGCTATTTTTATTAGTAACCGCACTTGATCAAACAATGTCCCTTTTTATCATCATTATTCTTATCGATCTTATTGTGCCCATTATCTACTCATACTATTTAAGTAAGAAGTAA
- a CDS encoding ABC transporter ATP-binding protein, whose product MSLLETREVTRTYGKGASKFDALRGISLQINQGESVAIIGKSGSGKSTLMHIMALLDHPTSGSVWLNDEPTAKIKARDLNKLRNKTFGFVFQQFFLNAQDSVLENVMLPMKIAGITGKKRREAALKAIKAVGLENKANNKANALSGGQKQRVCIARALVNDPQIIFADEPTGNLDSGTGEMVENILFNLNKEKGITLIIVTHDPDLANKCERQIQIKDGQLVEGGKE is encoded by the coding sequence ATGAGTCTACTAGAAACGCGCGAAGTCACACGAACTTATGGCAAAGGTGCCTCTAAGTTCGATGCGCTGCGTGGAATCAGTTTACAAATTAATCAGGGCGAATCAGTTGCCATTATCGGTAAAAGTGGCTCGGGTAAATCAACCTTGATGCATATCATGGCCTTACTTGACCACCCCACTTCGGGTAGCGTTTGGCTTAATGACGAACCAACGGCTAAAATCAAGGCGCGAGACTTGAATAAGTTGCGTAACAAGACTTTTGGCTTTGTATTCCAACAATTTTTTCTTAATGCTCAAGACAGTGTACTCGAAAATGTCATGTTGCCAATGAAAATAGCTGGTATCACAGGGAAGAAAAGGCGTGAAGCTGCCTTAAAGGCAATTAAAGCCGTGGGCCTTGAAAACAAGGCCAATAATAAGGCTAACGCACTTTCTGGTGGTCAAAAGCAGCGGGTCTGCATCGCACGTGCTTTAGTCAATGATCCGCAAATAATTTTTGCTGACGAACCAACTGGTAATCTTGACTCTGGCACTGGTGAAATGGTTGAAAATATTTTATTCAACTTAAATAAAGAAAAAGGAATTACCTTAATTATCGTCACCCACGATCCAGATTTAGCAAACAAGTGTGAACGACAAATTCAAATTAAAGATGGCCAGTTAGTTGAAGGAGGCAAAGAATGA
- a CDS encoding ABC transporter permease, with protein MKFRDILNSAATNLWHNKGRTFLTIIAVLIGALTISITLGINTGVNDYLHKQIGNVGNTEQMIISPQYSSSDGSGPQKYNSNKSSHNADGMISKKEVAKIKSVKGLKDVKALKDSNVEYAQGKSKTKYLIDAQVTLGIKYDLLAGRQVATQGQASEILLTKEMAKAFGYKNPRHAIGQQINLTAIPPVTKKKEKIAAKVVGVRNESMVSSGQSVYSTGLSDKIIAANQAGLPKALKARYVEVVATPTSKDDQKITEIEDRLNKKGFDAMTLKESVKQLFQVFNAVTGVLILFGAIALIAASFGVINTLYMSVRDRTREIGLMKALGLGGGKVFSIFSCEAILIGLIGSLLGLLAAMGIGQAINKVATTSFLKGLDGFTLVQFNWSSSLIIIGIICLITFLAGTLPARRAAKLDPITALRYE; from the coding sequence ATGAAATTTCGTGATATTTTAAATTCCGCCGCAACTAATTTATGGCATAACAAAGGACGCACTTTTTTAACCATAATCGCGGTGTTAATCGGTGCTTTGACAATTAGTATTACGCTTGGAATCAATACCGGTGTTAACGATTATTTGCATAAGCAAATTGGCAATGTTGGCAATACTGAACAAATGATTATCAGCCCGCAATATTCTAGCAGCGATGGTTCAGGACCACAAAAATACAACTCAAATAAGAGCAGCCACAATGCCGATGGCATGATTAGTAAAAAAGAGGTCGCCAAAATCAAGTCTGTCAAAGGGTTAAAAGACGTTAAGGCTCTTAAAGATAGTAACGTTGAGTATGCTCAGGGTAAAAGCAAAACCAAATACCTAATTGATGCTCAAGTGACCTTAGGAATTAAATATGACTTGTTGGCCGGACGTCAAGTTGCTACTCAAGGTCAGGCAAGCGAAATTCTGTTGACTAAAGAGATGGCTAAGGCGTTTGGTTACAAAAACCCACGGCACGCGATTGGTCAACAAATTAATTTGACAGCAATTCCACCTGTGACTAAGAAAAAGGAAAAGATTGCAGCTAAAGTCGTGGGCGTTCGTAACGAAAGCATGGTCAGCAGCGGTCAATCGGTTTATAGCACCGGCTTAAGTGATAAGATTATTGCTGCCAACCAAGCCGGTTTACCTAAAGCACTAAAAGCACGTTATGTTGAAGTTGTAGCCACACCAACAAGTAAGGATGATCAAAAGATTACGGAAATTGAGGACAGGCTCAACAAAAAAGGCTTTGATGCAATGACACTCAAGGAATCGGTTAAACAATTATTCCAAGTCTTTAATGCTGTGACTGGCGTACTGATTTTATTCGGTGCGATTGCACTGATTGCTGCTAGTTTTGGCGTTATCAACACTCTTTACATGTCAGTGCGTGATCGTACGCGTGAAATTGGCTTGATGAAGGCCCTTGGATTAGGCGGCGGAAAAGTCTTCTCAATCTTTAGTTGTGAAGCAATTCTAATTGGCCTGATCGGATCTCTACTTGGCTTGTTAGCGGCAATGGGCATCGGACAAGCCATTAATAAGGTTGCTACTACAAGTTTCCTAAAGGGACTAGATGGCTTTACATTGGTACAATTCAATTGGTCAAGCAGTTTGATAATCATTGGCATCATTTGTTTAATTACCTTCTTGGCAGGAACACTACCAGCACGACGGGCAGCTAAACTCGATCCAATTACAGCCCTGCGATATGAATAA
- a CDS encoding DUF6176 family protein, translating to MANIELTRFRIKKGKEQTAQEWMDFLNRHHQDTVATMAGEKMYVETVFKESNPDGYTYFYWYSIQGIGGNAVEDSTSYIDQKHLEYWEECIDETYRPVDMVVEQSLLAPLIEQAIKQSEQ from the coding sequence ATGGCAAATATCGAATTAACACGTTTTCGGATTAAAAAGGGCAAAGAACAAACGGCACAAGAGTGGATGGATTTCTTAAACCGGCATCACCAAGATACTGTCGCCACCATGGCAGGTGAAAAAATGTACGTTGAAACGGTTTTTAAGGAAAGCAATCCGGACGGTTATACATACTTCTACTGGTATTCAATTCAGGGGATAGGTGGAAATGCGGTTGAAGATTCCACTAGTTATATTGATCAAAAGCATTTAGAATATTGGGAAGAATGCATTGATGAAACCTATCGTCCGGTTGATATGGTGGTTGAACAAAGTTTATTAGCACCACTAATTGAGCAGGCAATCAAGCAATCCGAACAATAA
- the rpsI gene encoding 30S ribosomal protein S9 — translation MAQQVAYAGTGRRKDAVARVRLVPGSGKITVNNKDVDQYIPFPNLVKDLKQPLTLTETDSQYDVKVNVNGGGFSGQAGAIRLGIARALLEVDPDFRGPLKKAGFLTRDPRMVERKKPGLKKARKASQFSKR, via the coding sequence ATGGCACAACAAGTTGCATATGCTGGTACTGGCCGGCGTAAAGATGCTGTCGCTCGTGTACGTTTAGTACCAGGCAGTGGAAAAATTACAGTTAATAACAAAGATGTTGATCAATACATCCCATTCCCTAACTTAGTTAAGGATTTAAAACAACCTTTGACTTTAACCGAAACTGACAGTCAATACGACGTTAAGGTTAACGTTAATGGTGGTGGTTTCTCAGGTCAAGCTGGAGCAATTCGTTTAGGTATTGCCCGTGCTCTTCTTGAAGTAGACCCAGATTTCCGTGGCCCATTAAAGAAGGCTGGCTTCTTAACTCGTGACCCAAGAATGGTTGAACGTAAAAAGCCAGGTCTCAAGAAGGCCCGTAAGGCATCACAATTCAGTAAGCGTTAA
- the rplM gene encoding 50S ribosomal protein L13: protein MRTTQLAKPNEIERKWYVIDATDVSLGRLSTAVATILRGKNKPQYTPNVDTGDNVIIINAAKLKLTGKKATDKIYYHHSSYRGGLKATPAGDLLANNPVRLVELSVKGMLPKNTLGHQEFMKMHVYAGEDHKHEAQKPEKLDINKLI, encoded by the coding sequence TTGCGTACTACACAATTAGCAAAACCTAATGAAATTGAACGTAAGTGGTATGTTATTGACGCAACAGATGTATCTTTAGGTCGTCTGTCTACTGCAGTAGCAACTATTTTAAGAGGTAAGAACAAACCTCAATACACACCAAATGTTGACACTGGCGACAACGTTATTATTATTAACGCTGCTAAGTTAAAGTTAACTGGTAAAAAGGCTACTGACAAGATTTACTATCACCACTCTTCTTACCGTGGCGGTTTAAAGGCTACCCCAGCAGGTGACTTACTTGCCAACAACCCAGTTAGATTAGTTGAATTGTCAGTTAAAGGTATGCTTCCAAAGAACACTCTTGGTCACCAAGAATTCATGAAGATGCATGTTTATGCTGGTGAAGACCACAAGCATGAAGCACAAAAGCCTGAAAAATTGGACATTAATAAATTAATCTAG
- the truA gene encoding tRNA pseudouridine(38-40) synthase TruA: MNYTRYKMTLAYDGHLFHGFQSQPRQRTVQGTIEAALKKMTKGREVAVEGSGRTDAGVHAFGQVIHFDYPGTTIPPERMICALNSIMPLDIVFKECEIVDENFHVRYSAKGKWYRYRVSLDRFVDPFKRFYTGHYPYPVDLEKMQLAAKDLLGTHDFTSFAASGGQIKNKVRTMYYVNVQKDEEENEIIFDFICSGFLYNMVRILVATLLEIGNGKRPLNDIPRVIKAKNREEVRETAQANGLFLYHVFYEDIPKKYRLDSELY, translated from the coding sequence ATGAATTACACAAGGTATAAAATGACACTTGCCTACGATGGGCACCTTTTTCATGGCTTTCAATCGCAACCTCGTCAGCGGACAGTGCAGGGAACAATTGAAGCCGCGTTAAAGAAAATGACTAAAGGTCGCGAAGTCGCTGTTGAAGGTTCAGGAAGAACGGATGCGGGCGTGCATGCTTTCGGTCAAGTTATTCATTTTGATTATCCGGGGACAACAATTCCGCCTGAACGCATGATTTGTGCACTTAATTCAATCATGCCGCTTGATATTGTCTTCAAAGAATGTGAAATTGTTGATGAAAACTTTCATGTTCGCTATAGTGCAAAGGGAAAATGGTATCGTTACCGAGTTAGCCTAGATCGCTTTGTTGATCCCTTCAAGCGCTTTTATACGGGCCATTATCCTTATCCGGTTGACTTGGAAAAAATGCAGCTAGCAGCAAAAGATTTATTAGGAACACATGATTTTACTAGTTTTGCTGCTAGTGGAGGCCAGATAAAAAACAAAGTTCGCACAATGTATTATGTCAATGTGCAAAAAGATGAAGAGGAAAATGAAATAATTTTTGACTTCATTTGTTCCGGTTTTTTATACAATATGGTCAGAATTTTGGTGGCAACTTTACTGGAAATCGGTAATGGTAAAAGACCGCTCAATGATATACCCCGAGTAATTAAAGCAAAGAACAGGGAAGAAGTCAGAGAAACGGCACAAGCCAACGGCCTGTTTTTATATCACGTCTTTTATGAAGATATTCCGAAAAAATATCGCCTAGATAGCGAATTATATTGA
- a CDS encoding energy-coupling factor transporter transmembrane component T family protein, producing the protein MNKILIGRYISGDSLVYKMDPRGKLLTTICFILLIFLANNPVTYIIVTLFSILAVAATGLKPKVFWDGVKPMIWLILFTSFLQLFFTVGGKVYWRWGIFAISTYGITNAVFIFIRFTVIILISTVMTVTTMPLEIADAIEWLLIPLKLFRIPVDKIALVMSIALRFVPTLFDETYKIMNAQRSRGADFNNGGLIQRAKAITPLLVPLFISSLETAIDLSTAMESRGYRGDEGRTKFRVLKWSKYDLVNLGYFVVLTALLLIFRTH; encoded by the coding sequence GTGAATAAAATTTTAATTGGTCGGTACATTTCCGGAGATTCGCTAGTTTATAAGATGGATCCACGGGGAAAACTATTAACAACAATTTGCTTTATTTTGTTAATATTTTTGGCTAATAATCCCGTTACATATATTATTGTTACGCTTTTCAGTATCCTTGCAGTGGCAGCAACAGGTTTAAAACCAAAGGTCTTTTGGGATGGTGTCAAACCAATGATTTGGCTGATTCTATTTACCTCTTTTTTGCAATTATTTTTTACCGTTGGTGGAAAAGTTTATTGGCGATGGGGCATTTTTGCCATTTCAACTTATGGTATTACTAATGCGGTTTTTATCTTTATTCGGTTCACTGTCATTATTTTAATTTCAACAGTCATGACCGTAACAACAATGCCGTTAGAAATTGCGGATGCAATTGAGTGGCTGCTAATACCCCTAAAATTATTTAGGATACCTGTGGATAAAATTGCGTTAGTAATGTCAATTGCCTTAAGGTTTGTCCCCACGCTTTTTGATGAAACTTATAAAATCATGAACGCACAGCGTTCTCGGGGAGCCGATTTTAATAATGGTGGCTTAATTCAACGTGCTAAGGCAATAACGCCACTTTTGGTTCCTTTATTCATTAGTTCATTAGAAACAGCCATCGACTTATCAACAGCAATGGAATCACGCGGCTATCGCGGTGATGAGGGACGAACTAAATTCCGAGTTTTAAAATGGTCAAAATATGATTTAGTGAACTTAGGTTATTTCGTCGTCTTAACAGCTCTATTATTAATTTTTAGGACACATTAA